A DNA window from Halorubrum sp. DM2 contains the following coding sequences:
- a CDS encoding o-succinylbenzoate synthase, whose amino-acid sequence MTDDRPRRGNASLTVRHRPFELNLTRPLGTAHGDIRSRDGFVVAVERERDEATAVGVGEATPLPGWTESRETCAAALNRLSDSDGDGAAGDSLDALAHERVDALDAEATPAARHGVSLALADAAARGSGDRLADRLAAEADLDATPADAVPVNATVGDGDPTETAGEARRAVEEGFDCLKLKVGVRSVDADVERVRAVREAVGNGVALRVDANGAWDRTTARRALDALAAFDLAYVEQPLPADDLEGLAALREDDPSSRVPIAVDESVAAHGVDAVLEADAADVAVLKPMALGGPDRALAAALRARSAGVEPVVTTTIDAVVARTAAVHVAAAIPDVSPCGLATGSLLDEDLAPDPCPVADGRMPVPSGPGLAGDAFDELRRS is encoded by the coding sequence GTGACCGACGACCGACCCCGCCGCGGGAACGCGTCTCTCACGGTCCGGCACCGCCCGTTCGAACTTAACCTGACCCGCCCGCTCGGCACCGCTCACGGCGATATCCGCAGCCGAGACGGATTCGTGGTCGCGGTCGAACGCGAGCGCGACGAGGCGACCGCGGTCGGCGTCGGTGAAGCGACCCCGCTCCCGGGCTGGACCGAGTCGCGCGAGACGTGTGCGGCGGCGCTGAACCGGCTGTCGGACTCCGACGGCGACGGGGCAGCGGGCGACTCTCTTGACGCCCTCGCCCACGAGCGCGTCGACGCCCTCGACGCCGAGGCGACGCCGGCCGCCCGACACGGCGTCTCCCTCGCGCTCGCCGACGCCGCGGCCCGCGGCTCGGGAGACCGACTCGCGGACCGGCTCGCGGCCGAGGCCGACCTCGACGCGACGCCCGCCGACGCCGTCCCGGTGAACGCGACCGTGGGCGACGGCGACCCGACCGAGACCGCTGGCGAGGCGAGGCGGGCGGTCGAGGAGGGGTTCGACTGTCTCAAACTGAAGGTCGGCGTCCGTAGCGTCGACGCCGACGTCGAGCGCGTCCGCGCCGTCCGCGAGGCGGTCGGCAACGGCGTCGCGCTCCGTGTCGACGCGAACGGAGCGTGGGACCGAACGACGGCGCGCCGCGCGCTCGACGCGCTGGCCGCGTTCGACCTCGCGTACGTTGAGCAGCCGCTCCCGGCGGACGACCTCGAAGGGCTGGCAGCGCTTCGCGAGGATGATCCGAGTTCGAGGGTCCCGATCGCGGTCGACGAGTCGGTCGCGGCTCACGGGGTCGACGCCGTTCTGGAGGCCGACGCCGCCGACGTGGCGGTCCTCAAGCCGATGGCGCTCGGCGGGCCGGACCGGGCGCTCGCGGCCGCGCTCCGGGCGCGGTCGGCCGGGGTCGAGCCGGTCGTCACCACCACGATCGACGCGGTGGTTGCGCGGACCGCCGCCGTCCACGTCGCGGCCGCGATCCCCGACGTGTCGCCCTGCGGACTCGCGACCGGATCGCTGCTCGACGAGGACTTAGCGCCCGACCCCTGCCCCGTCGCAGACGGGCGGATGCCGGTCCCGTCCGGGCCGGGGCTCGCGGGCGACGCGTTCGACGAACTGCGGCGTTCGTAG
- a CDS encoding DUF5799 family protein — MSEWTDAIVGERMTVDNQFNERVAASRFSSQEWGLIMTATDFEIENADDPESARVVADTSSLPAIMPELENLRSQMAGMGGAPGGAEGGNSGGGLVDSIKGALGLGGGGGSGGASDEELEAAERLVQEYADELQAHLEEVGKWEQVRVAYQE; from the coding sequence ATGAGCGAGTGGACCGACGCCATCGTCGGCGAGCGGATGACCGTCGACAACCAGTTCAACGAGCGCGTCGCGGCGTCGCGCTTCTCCAGTCAGGAGTGGGGACTGATCATGACCGCGACCGACTTCGAGATCGAGAACGCCGACGACCCGGAGAGCGCTCGCGTCGTGGCGGACACGTCGAGTCTCCCCGCAATCATGCCCGAACTGGAGAACCTCCGGTCGCAGATGGCGGGGATGGGCGGCGCTCCCGGCGGCGCGGAGGGCGGCAATTCGGGCGGCGGCCTCGTCGACTCGATCAAGGGCGCGCTCGGTCTCGGCGGGGGCGGCGGGAGCGGCGGGGCCTCGGACGAGGAACTGGAGGCCGCAGAGCGGCTCGTACAGGAGTACGCCGACGAGCTACAGGCACACCTAGAGGAGGTCGGCAAGTGGGAGCAGGTCCGCGTCGCATATCAGGAGTGA
- a CDS encoding ABC transporter ATP-binding protein: protein MSSGADPDAASSAADADAASPTADPVLAVDGLRKRYDDTVALDGVDLAVADGEFVAVVGPSGCGKSTLLRVLSGLEPEFAGSVAVDGTDVRDGGSDDVGMVFQQPRLLDWADVRENVAVGLPADVDPDSPAARERVDELIETVGLDGFAESHPDELSGGMAQRVSLARGLAYDPSVLLLDEPFSALDRLTKADQQDHLLDVWEERGTTVALVTHDVEEAVYLADRVVVLGGQPGTVEAVVDVDIDRPRERADPDLVALRRDVTDALGR from the coding sequence GTGTCGTCGGGCGCTGATCCCGACGCCGCGTCGTCGGCCGCTGACGCCGACGCCGCGTCGCCGACCGCGGACCCAGTCCTCGCGGTCGACGGCCTCCGGAAGCGGTACGACGACACGGTCGCGCTCGACGGCGTCGACCTCGCGGTCGCGGACGGCGAGTTTGTCGCGGTCGTCGGCCCCTCCGGCTGCGGGAAGTCGACGCTGCTCCGCGTGCTCTCCGGCCTCGAACCGGAGTTCGCCGGGAGCGTCGCGGTCGACGGCACCGACGTCCGCGACGGCGGCAGCGACGACGTCGGGATGGTGTTCCAGCAGCCGCGGCTGCTCGACTGGGCCGACGTGCGCGAGAACGTCGCGGTCGGGCTCCCGGCCGACGTCGACCCCGACTCGCCGGCCGCCCGCGAGCGCGTCGACGAACTGATCGAGACCGTCGGACTCGACGGGTTCGCCGAGAGCCACCCGGACGAGCTCTCCGGGGGGATGGCCCAGCGCGTGTCGCTCGCGCGGGGGCTGGCGTACGACCCCTCCGTGCTGCTGCTCGACGAGCCGTTCTCGGCGCTCGACCGGCTGACGAAGGCGGACCAGCAGGACCACCTGCTCGACGTGTGGGAAGAGCGGGGGACGACCGTGGCCCTCGTCACCCACGACGTCGAGGAGGCGGTGTACCTCGCGGACCGCGTCGTCGTCCTCGGCGGCCAACCCGGAACGGTCGAGGCCGTCGTCGACGTCGACATCGACCGCCCCCGCGAGCGGGCGGACCCCGACCTCGTCGCCCTCCGGCGCGACGTGACGGACGCGCTCGGGCGGTAG
- a CDS encoding aminoglycoside phosphotransferase family protein, with protein sequence MDAVGSEPISRALSAAFPDRIPDRLTGVGPSWNGANETVGVTFADGGRAFLKVALVDESRRIARERAVLRYVDAHSPIPVPEVLAADPDGDPAYLATAPARGRELLGVYEAAIDDERERLLRRVGSALAALHADRFARHGEIVGAGTGTGTAAAGEVAEGEVAKGDAAASDAAGGRDPPTGLSVEFAPWTDVLLATIERTREIGTSERLADHYDAVTDCVRANRDLLDGAPAALLHGDVAKPNLFVTADGSDATGDDGAVGVGGTGVSPIDWELSHVGDPARDLVRAEDQLLNGFDSTGPDRFAAALREGYRERAGGLPAGFERRRPVYEAVRMLGRSGFVDQWATYLDEPVDELVERADRELQARLDAV encoded by the coding sequence ATGGATGCCGTCGGATCGGAGCCGATATCGCGGGCCCTCTCTGCGGCGTTCCCGGACCGGATCCCGGACCGGCTGACCGGCGTCGGTCCCTCGTGGAACGGCGCGAACGAGACGGTCGGCGTGACCTTCGCGGACGGCGGCCGGGCGTTCCTCAAGGTCGCGCTCGTAGACGAGAGTCGCCGCATCGCCCGCGAACGCGCCGTCCTCCGCTACGTCGACGCGCACAGCCCGATCCCGGTTCCCGAGGTGCTGGCAGCCGATCCCGACGGCGACCCGGCGTACCTCGCGACCGCACCGGCGCGCGGCAGAGAGCTTCTGGGCGTCTACGAGGCCGCGATCGACGACGAGCGCGAACGCCTCCTCCGCCGCGTCGGGAGCGCGCTCGCCGCGCTCCACGCCGATCGGTTCGCCCGGCACGGCGAGATCGTGGGAGCGGGAACGGGAACCGGAACGGCGGCAGCGGGCGAGGTGGCTGAGGGCGAAGTGGCTAAGGGCGACGCGGCCGCAAGCGACGCGGCCGGGGGTCGCGATCCGCCGACCGGACTCTCGGTCGAGTTCGCCCCGTGGACGGATGTCCTCCTCGCGACGATCGAGAGGACCCGCGAGATCGGTACCTCCGAACGCCTCGCCGACCACTACGACGCGGTCACCGACTGCGTCCGCGCGAACCGCGACCTGCTCGACGGCGCGCCGGCGGCGCTGCTCCACGGCGACGTCGCGAAGCCGAACCTCTTCGTGACGGCCGACGGGAGCGACGCGACCGGCGACGATGGCGCAGTCGGCGTCGGCGGGACGGGCGTCTCACCGATCGACTGGGAGCTGTCCCACGTCGGCGACCCGGCGCGGGACCTGGTGCGCGCGGAGGACCAGCTTCTCAACGGGTTCGACTCGACCGGGCCGGACCGGTTCGCGGCGGCCCTCCGAGAGGGGTACCGCGAGCGCGCCGGCGGGCTTCCGGCGGGATTCGAGCGCCGGCGGCCCGTCTACGAGGCGGTCAGGATGCTCGGGCGTTCGGGCTTCGTCGACCAGTGGGCGACGTACCTCGACGAGCCGGTCGACGAGTTGGTCGAGCGGGCGGACAGGGAGCTACAAGCGCGGCTCGACGCCGTCTGA
- a CDS encoding 1,4-dihydroxy-2-naphthoate polyprenyltransferase produces the protein MSTEVTRRRAWVIAARPQTLPAAAAPVIVGVGLALDAGVFAPLPALAALVGAALIQVGTNFANDYYDAIQGADTDDREGFTRVVASGLIEPAEVKRAMWLTFAAAIGVGTYLVAVGGVPIVVIGLASVAAGIAYTGGPYPLGYHGLGDLFVFVFFGVIAVTGTYYVQAAALLSAPFPVGIPDGTVAVAAVVASLPIAALSTNILVVNNLRDREEDASTGKRTLAVRFGYQFARAEYLAMLALAYVAPLWFVARGDGLAPLLPLATLPLAAAVARTVLTETSGEALNPALESTGKLLAAYAVAFAVGLAV, from the coding sequence ATGAGTACCGAGGTGACCCGCCGTCGGGCGTGGGTGATCGCCGCCCGTCCCCAGACGCTCCCGGCCGCGGCCGCGCCGGTGATCGTCGGCGTCGGGTTGGCGCTCGACGCCGGGGTGTTCGCCCCGCTTCCCGCCCTCGCGGCGCTCGTCGGCGCGGCGCTGATCCAGGTCGGCACGAACTTCGCGAACGACTACTACGACGCGATCCAAGGGGCCGACACCGACGACCGCGAGGGGTTCACCCGCGTGGTCGCCAGCGGCCTCATCGAGCCGGCCGAGGTGAAACGCGCGATGTGGCTCACCTTCGCGGCCGCGATCGGCGTCGGCACCTACCTCGTCGCCGTCGGCGGCGTCCCGATCGTCGTGATCGGACTCGCCTCCGTCGCGGCCGGGATCGCCTACACCGGTGGCCCCTACCCGCTGGGATACCACGGGCTCGGCGACCTCTTCGTGTTCGTCTTCTTCGGCGTGATCGCGGTGACCGGGACCTACTACGTCCAGGCCGCCGCGCTCCTCTCCGCGCCGTTCCCCGTCGGGATCCCGGACGGGACGGTCGCGGTCGCGGCGGTCGTCGCCAGCCTCCCGATCGCCGCGCTCTCGACGAACATCCTCGTCGTCAACAACCTCCGCGACCGCGAAGAGGACGCCTCGACCGGCAAGCGCACGCTCGCCGTCCGGTTCGGCTACCAGTTCGCCCGCGCGGAGTACCTCGCGATGCTCGCGCTGGCGTACGTCGCCCCGCTCTGGTTCGTCGCGCGCGGCGACGGGCTCGCACCGCTGCTCCCGCTCGCCACCCTGCCGCTGGCGGCGGCCGTCGCGCGGACGGTGCTGACCGAGACCAGCGGCGAGGCGCTCAACCCCGCGCTCGAATCGACCGGCAAACTGCTCGCGGCGTACGCCGTCGCGTTCGCGGTCGGGCTGGCGGTGTGA
- a CDS encoding aliphatic sulfonate ABC transporter substrate-binding protein, which produces MERRQFLRGTGAAIGGSLLAGCAGNGGGSGTVTVDYAYYNPVSLVLREKGWLEEAFADAGTDVEWVLSLGSNQANEYAQSGEADVSSTAGIAALMARTNGVPITTPYVYSEPEWTALVTFEETGIGSVEDLEGSRVAATRGTDPYFFLLQALDDAGLSEEDVEVVNLQHPEGQSALVRGEVDAWAGLDPHMAELELEHDGAELFFREPRYNTYGFLNFLDGFLADRPEDARRVIETYERGREWAIENPEETAGILADASEMSEPVAERVFTQRNDLSRPIPGDPHRELLTNLLPILEREGLVTEDADPAGHVDELIDAEFASEVV; this is translated from the coding sequence ATGGAGCGAAGACAGTTCCTGCGCGGCACCGGCGCGGCGATCGGCGGTTCGCTGCTCGCCGGCTGCGCGGGGAACGGTGGCGGATCGGGGACGGTGACGGTCGACTACGCGTACTACAACCCGGTCAGCCTCGTGTTGCGCGAGAAGGGCTGGCTCGAAGAGGCGTTCGCTGACGCCGGCACCGACGTCGAGTGGGTGTTGAGCCTCGGGAGCAATCAGGCGAACGAGTACGCGCAGAGCGGCGAGGCCGACGTCTCCTCGACCGCGGGGATCGCGGCGCTGATGGCCCGCACGAACGGCGTCCCGATCACGACGCCGTACGTCTACTCGGAGCCGGAGTGGACCGCGCTCGTCACCTTCGAGGAGACCGGCATCGGATCGGTCGAGGACCTCGAAGGGAGCCGCGTCGCCGCCACCCGCGGCACCGACCCGTACTTCTTCCTGCTTCAGGCGCTCGACGACGCCGGACTGAGCGAGGAGGACGTCGAGGTCGTCAACCTCCAGCACCCGGAGGGGCAGTCCGCCCTGGTCCGCGGCGAAGTCGACGCGTGGGCGGGTCTCGACCCCCACATGGCGGAGCTGGAGCTCGAACACGACGGCGCGGAGCTGTTCTTCCGCGAGCCGCGGTACAACACCTACGGCTTCCTCAACTTCCTCGACGGCTTCCTCGCCGACCGCCCCGAGGACGCACGCCGGGTGATCGAGACGTACGAGCGCGGCCGCGAGTGGGCGATCGAGAACCCCGAGGAGACGGCGGGGATCCTCGCGGACGCCTCGGAGATGTCGGAGCCGGTCGCAGAGCGCGTGTTCACGCAGCGGAACGACCTCTCGCGGCCGATTCCGGGCGACCCGCACCGCGAACTGCTCACGAACCTCTTGCCGATACTCGAACGCGAGGGGCTCGTGACCGAGGACGCCGACCCGGCCGGGCACGTCGACGAGCTGATCGACGCCGAGTTCGCGAGCGAGGTCGTCTGA
- a CDS encoding halocyanin domain-containing protein: MRDSSRRALLAAAGTAGATALAGCAGAVLPGSGGDAAGESADERVDRTGEATVEVAVGADGGFAYAPAHVRVDAGTTVRWEWTGEGGGHNVYAVDGSFESELVAEEGYTYEREFEASGTHEYVCTPHQTRGMRGSVEVVSASDD; this comes from the coding sequence ATGAGAGACAGCAGCCGTCGGGCCCTCCTCGCCGCCGCGGGAACCGCGGGCGCGACCGCCCTCGCGGGCTGTGCCGGTGCGGTCCTCCCCGGCTCGGGAGGCGACGCCGCCGGTGAGTCGGCCGACGAGCGGGTCGACCGGACCGGCGAGGCGACCGTCGAAGTCGCCGTCGGCGCGGACGGCGGGTTCGCGTACGCGCCGGCGCACGTCCGGGTCGACGCCGGAACGACCGTCAGGTGGGAGTGGACCGGGGAGGGCGGCGGCCACAACGTGTACGCGGTCGACGGGTCGTTCGAGTCCGAACTCGTCGCCGAGGAGGGGTACACCTACGAACGCGAGTTCGAGGCGTCGGGAACGCACGAGTACGTCTGTACGCCCCACCAGACCCGCGGCATGCGCGGCAGCGTCGAGGTCGTCTCGGCGAGCGACGACTGA
- a CDS encoding ABC transporter permease, with amino-acid sequence MATDARTEPRTIGPVAVPSADRFRPLLGLVVPAALVVGWHVVVATGVIAAYQLPTPLRVAETLYGMAASGELLGHVAITVQRVFLGAGLGIAVGTVFGTATGLSRTASDLLDPLLQSLKNIPSLAWVPLFLLWFGIGESAKVLLIAVGAFFPVYLNLSTGIAAVDEELLEVAEVYDLGRVESLRRVVFPAALPSLLVGIRGGVGLAWMFVVAAELIAASQGIGFLLSDGRTLARPDIIVGSILLFAFLGNCSDVAVKEVRDRVVGR; translated from the coding sequence ATGGCCACCGACGCCCGAACCGAGCCGCGAACGATCGGTCCGGTCGCGGTCCCCTCGGCGGACCGGTTCCGCCCGCTGCTCGGGCTCGTCGTCCCGGCGGCGCTCGTCGTCGGCTGGCACGTCGTCGTGGCGACCGGCGTCATCGCGGCCTACCAGCTTCCGACCCCGCTGCGCGTCGCCGAGACGCTGTACGGGATGGCCGCCTCGGGCGAGCTGTTGGGTCACGTCGCGATCACGGTCCAGCGCGTCTTCCTCGGCGCGGGCCTCGGGATCGCCGTCGGGACCGTCTTCGGAACGGCCACGGGGCTCTCGCGGACGGCCAGCGACCTGCTCGACCCGCTCTTACAGAGCCTGAAGAACATCCCGTCGCTGGCGTGGGTGCCGCTGTTCCTGCTGTGGTTCGGCATCGGAGAGAGCGCGAAGGTGCTACTGATCGCGGTCGGCGCGTTCTTCCCCGTGTACCTCAACCTCTCGACGGGCATCGCGGCGGTCGACGAGGAGCTGCTGGAGGTCGCGGAGGTGTACGACCTCGGCCGCGTCGAGTCGCTGCGCCGGGTCGTGTTCCCGGCGGCGCTCCCGAGCCTGCTCGTCGGGATCCGCGGCGGCGTCGGGCTGGCGTGGATGTTCGTCGTCGCCGCCGAACTGATCGCGGCGAGCCAGGGGATCGGGTTCCTGCTGAGCGACGGGCGGACCCTCGCGCGGCCCGACATCATCGTCGGCTCGATCCTGCTCTTCGCGTTCCTCGGCAACTGCTCCGACGTCGCGGTGAAGGAGGTGAGAGACCGTGTCGTCGGGCGCTGA